Proteins encoded within one genomic window of Aerosakkonema funiforme FACHB-1375:
- a CDS encoding type II toxin-antitoxin system HicA family toxin — protein MLLSQNGWVFSRQKGSHRLWYSPKGQPLPIQPRKDGKAKVYQIQQFFEYQEVEE, from the coding sequence ATTCTCCTAAGCCAAAATGGATGGGTGTTTAGCCGCCAAAAAGGTAGCCATCGGTTATGGTATTCACCGAAAGGTCAACCTTTACCGATTCAACCCCGCAAGGATGGGAAAGCAAAAGTTTATCAAATTCAGCAATTTTTTGAATATCAAGAGGTAGAAGAATAA